In Persephonella hydrogeniphila, the following are encoded in one genomic region:
- the secD gene encoding protein translocase subunit SecD — MKNDLKWKLIVIFAITVAAIYIVLSKPVKLGLDLQGGMSIILEVDVEHVIKTQYKQLAQDIKKKLKENHIDVLSVKVDQDKILISLLDPTHIDKAYKIIKDSFPQVDIDTSDGMIKVSFSQWELNRIKKLTVQQAVETIRNRIDEFGKLNANVSKLGERRILVEIPGVVDPERAKAIIGRTAQLELLEVVDSAFSKEELLKRYPEIPPGTRIIEGVPEKINGQTVKEWFLVKDTPIVTGSELKDARASVDSRGKPAVNFELTDEGAEKFGEATAKMIGKRIAIVLDNKVVSAPVVRSRISKSGQITGDFTPEEAADLAVVLRAGALPAPVKILEERVIGPTLGKDSIEKTLKAGIFALILVGLFMIWRYAISGFISVIALLFNGLLLWAAMVFLDVTLTLPGIAGIILNIGMAVDANVIIFERIKEELKRGRTLRVALEEGFKRAWDAILDAQITTLIAAFVLFQFGTGPLKGFAATLSIGTVTSIFTALFVTKVFLDIVLGGKKSLKYAF, encoded by the coding sequence TTGAAAAACGACCTGAAATGGAAACTGATAGTAATCTTTGCCATTACTGTAGCTGCCATTTACATAGTTCTCTCTAAACCTGTTAAATTGGGACTTGACCTTCAAGGAGGAATGAGTATTATCCTTGAAGTAGATGTAGAACACGTAATTAAAACCCAGTATAAACAGCTTGCACAGGACATAAAGAAAAAGTTAAAAGAAAATCATATAGATGTTCTCAGTGTAAAGGTAGATCAGGATAAGATTCTCATATCTCTTTTAGATCCTACACATATAGACAAAGCCTACAAAATAATAAAAGATAGTTTCCCTCAGGTAGATATTGATACATCAGATGGAATGATAAAGGTTTCTTTTTCTCAGTGGGAGTTAAACAGAATAAAAAAATTAACAGTACAGCAGGCTGTTGAAACTATAAGAAACAGGATAGATGAGTTCGGTAAACTGAATGCCAATGTTTCAAAGCTGGGAGAAAGGAGAATTTTGGTTGAGATACCGGGGGTTGTTGATCCTGAAAGGGCAAAGGCTATTATCGGTAGGACGGCACAGCTTGAACTTCTTGAGGTTGTAGATTCTGCATTTTCTAAGGAAGAGCTTTTAAAGAGATATCCGGAAATCCCTCCGGGAACGAGGATAATAGAAGGTGTTCCCGAGAAGATAAACGGTCAGACAGTTAAAGAGTGGTTTTTAGTGAAAGATACACCTATAGTAACCGGTTCTGAACTTAAGGATGCAAGGGCTTCTGTAGATTCAAGGGGAAAACCAGCTGTAAACTTTGAGCTAACTGATGAAGGTGCTGAGAAATTTGGTGAAGCAACGGCAAAAATGATAGGAAAAAGAATAGCAATAGTTTTAGATAACAAAGTAGTTTCTGCTCCAGTTGTAAGATCAAGAATATCAAAATCAGGACAGATAACTGGAGATTTTACCCCTGAAGAAGCTGCAGATCTTGCAGTTGTTCTCAGAGCCGGAGCTTTACCTGCCCCTGTAAAGATATTAGAAGAAAGAGTAATAGGTCCTACTCTCGGTAAGGACTCTATAGAAAAAACCCTTAAGGCAGGTATATTTGCCCTCATTTTAGTTGGACTTTTTATGATATGGAGATATGCTATATCTGGTTTTATATCTGTTATAGCTCTTTTATTTAACGGACTGCTTCTGTGGGCAGCCATGGTGTTCTTAGATGTAACTCTTACACTTCCCGGTATTGCCGGTATTATTCTTAATATCGGTATGGCTGTCGATGCAAATGTGATCATATTTGAGAGAATTAAAGAAGAGCTTAAAAGGGGAAGAACTCTTAGAGTTGCCCTTGAGGAAGGGTTTAAGAGGGCATGGGATGCGATTTTAGATGCACAGATAACAACTCTGATTGCTGCATTTGTTCTTTTCCAGTTTGGTACTGGACCCCTTAAAGGTTTTGCTGCTACACTTTCTATCGGTACTGTAACATCTATATTTACAGCGTTATTTGTGACAAAAGTTTTCTTGGATATTGTTTTAGGCGGTAAAAAATCACTTAAATATGCTTTTTGA
- a CDS encoding zinc-binding dehydrogenase has translation MKAAFYTEHGSYENIKIGILPDPQIDENEVLVRVKAFSLNHLDIWVMEGMYPAEIPMPHIFGSDAAGVVEKVGKCVKHVKPGDKVIVYPGISCGVCEKCLSGQDNLCNQYFLLGVLNNGVSAEYVKVPGINVFKIPDDLSFEEAASIGITYTTMWHSLVTRSNVKAGDVVLIHGGGSGVGTAGIQIAKMFGATVITTVGDDWKVEKARQIGADYIVNYKNLDFVDAVKQITEGKMCDIVIDHIGKETFQGSIECAKRGGSVVTFGATTGGEATIILRKIFGKNLRIHGVYMGTKGEVAHYLQFFPNPLKPVIDSVFELDNVQEAYKKLLSRQFFGKIVVKI, from the coding sequence ATGAAAGCAGCCTTTTATACAGAACATGGTAGTTATGAGAATATAAAAATAGGTATACTGCCTGATCCTCAGATAGATGAGAATGAGGTTCTTGTCAGAGTTAAAGCATTTTCTCTAAACCATTTAGATATATGGGTTATGGAAGGGATGTATCCTGCAGAAATTCCTATGCCGCACATCTTTGGTTCTGATGCTGCCGGTGTGGTTGAAAAAGTGGGAAAATGTGTAAAACATGTTAAACCAGGAGATAAAGTAATAGTATATCCGGGAATATCCTGTGGGGTATGTGAAAAATGCCTTTCCGGTCAGGATAATCTGTGTAACCAGTATTTCTTACTTGGTGTTCTGAATAACGGAGTTTCTGCTGAGTACGTTAAAGTTCCCGGGATAAATGTTTTTAAAATTCCTGATGACCTATCATTTGAAGAAGCTGCAAGCATAGGGATAACTTATACAACCATGTGGCATTCACTTGTTACCAGAAGCAATGTAAAGGCAGGAGATGTTGTTCTGATACACGGAGGTGGAAGTGGTGTAGGAACAGCAGGAATACAGATAGCAAAGATGTTCGGAGCAACAGTCATTACAACAGTAGGTGATGACTGGAAAGTTGAAAAAGCAAGGCAGATAGGTGCAGATTACATTGTCAATTACAAAAATCTTGATTTTGTGGATGCTGTAAAACAGATAACCGAAGGAAAAATGTGTGATATCGTTATAGACCATATAGGAAAGGAAACATTTCAAGGTTCCATTGAGTGTGCAAAAAGAGGAGGGTCTGTTGTTACATTTGGAGCAACCACAGGGGGAGAAGCAACTATTATTTTGAGGAAGATATTCGGTAAAAATCTGAGAATACACGGCGTATATATGGGAACAAAAGGAGAAGTAGCCCATTACTTACAATTTTTCCCTAATCCTTTAAAACCTGTAATTGATTCTGTTTTTGAGTTAGATAATGTTCAAGAAGCTTACAAAAAACTGTTAAGCAGACAGTTCTTTGGTAAAATTGTGGTTAAAATATGA
- a CDS encoding cytochrome b: MEMEKKGGFMEWLDKRLAINALWRVLMSEYYLPKNINWLWSSGVLTILVFVILVVSGIFVLMYYKPDAKLAFDSVNKTIMMDVAYGWVFRHTHAVAASIMFLVLFVHMGRGIYYGSYKAPREVLWVTGFILFVLMAATAFTGYLLPWGQMSYWAAQTITTLFSKIPFIGPDLVIWIRGNYIVEDATLTRFFALHVTLLPALILVFTAVHLYALRIVGSNNEDGIPMTKEEKKEKGIPFWPVFMSKEYFVMSLFLLFFFYLVFFNYNFAMDPINFQPADYLQTPPHIYPEWYFLAFYEVLRGFFFSQNLGLIAFVLSMFIPLFLPWLDRSPYPYVSGKHRPMFKVLWWIFVADFIALTVLGKLPPTGLFAWMGFVTSIIYFIFFLALPIISAIEKKKAVSGGGQ; encoded by the coding sequence ATGGAGATGGAGAAAAAAGGTGGATTTATGGAATGGCTTGATAAAAGGCTTGCAATAAACGCCTTGTGGCGTGTTTTAATGTCAGAGTACTACCTACCTAAAAATATAAACTGGCTGTGGAGTTCAGGAGTACTAACAATTCTTGTATTTGTAATACTTGTTGTTTCCGGAATTTTCGTTCTCATGTACTACAAACCTGATGCTAAACTCGCTTTTGATAGCGTAAATAAAACCATAATGATGGATGTAGCTTACGGTTGGGTTTTCAGACATACTCATGCTGTAGCAGCATCTATAATGTTCCTTGTTTTATTTGTCCATATGGGTAGAGGGATATATTACGGCTCTTATAAAGCGCCAAGAGAAGTCCTGTGGGTAACAGGATTTATTCTGTTTGTTTTAATGGCAGCTACAGCTTTCACAGGTTATCTTCTTCCATGGGGACAGATGTCATACTGGGCTGCACAAACAATTACAACACTTTTCTCAAAAATACCTTTCATTGGACCTGACCTTGTTATATGGATCAGAGGTAACTACATCGTTGAAGATGCTACACTAACAAGATTTTTTGCACTTCATGTAACACTCCTTCCGGCACTTATTCTTGTATTTACAGCTGTTCATCTATATGCTCTTAGAATAGTAGGTTCAAATAATGAAGACGGAATACCAATGACAAAAGAAGAGAAGAAAGAAAAAGGAATTCCTTTCTGGCCTGTATTTATGTCTAAAGAGTATTTTGTTATGTCTTTATTCTTACTTTTCTTCTTCTATCTTGTATTCTTTAATTACAACTTTGCTATGGATCCAATTAACTTCCAACCTGCAGATTACTTACAAACACCACCACACATTTACCCAGAATGGTATTTTCTTGCATTTTATGAGGTACTGAGAGGATTCTTCTTTAGTCAGAACTTGGGTCTTATAGCATTCGTTCTCTCAATGTTTATACCTTTATTCCTACCATGGCTTGACAGATCACCATATCCATATGTAAGTGGTAAACACAGACCTATGTTTAAAGTACTGTGGTGGATATTTGTTGCTGACTTTATCGCTCTTACAGTTCTGGGTAAACTACCACCTACAGGTTTATTTGCATGGATGGGATTCGTTACATCAATCATTTACTTTATATTTTTCTTAGCACTCCCAATAATTTCTGCCATAGAGAAAAAGAAGGCAGTTAGTGGAGGTGGGCAATAA
- the secF gene encoding protein translocase subunit SecF, whose protein sequence is MRNFLETPPNIDFLRIKKQGYILSTVLVIASLIIIFTKGFNLGLDFTGGTSIQIRFIDKVDIAELRAALRTVKLEDSLIQAIGTEGVEYEIRVSLKKGKSSEIVQKVKKALKEKFGDKFEIRKIDYIGAVVGEELRKASVYSIVAVLIAILLYVGYRFEPVFAIGAVIPLFHDAIITLGIFSLIGEEVNLSVIAAILTVLGYSLNDTIIIFDRIRENIKLRGKKNLLQLVNQSINENLSRTIITSGTTLFSVLALYLFGGESLKGFSLALLIGIIFGTYSSIYVASPLVVDLERYIRGKKTSGEKTAKAT, encoded by the coding sequence ATGAGAAATTTTCTTGAAACTCCACCTAATATAGATTTTTTAAGAATAAAAAAACAGGGATATATACTATCTACAGTATTAGTGATAGCAAGTTTAATTATCATATTTACAAAAGGATTTAATCTGGGACTTGATTTTACCGGTGGGACATCTATTCAGATCAGGTTTATTGATAAGGTAGATATAGCTGAGCTGAGAGCCGCTTTGAGAACTGTTAAACTTGAAGACTCTCTAATCCAAGCTATAGGCACAGAGGGTGTAGAGTATGAGATAAGAGTTTCTCTGAAAAAGGGAAAATCTTCAGAGATAGTCCAGAAAGTAAAGAAAGCCCTAAAAGAAAAATTTGGAGATAAGTTTGAGATAAGGAAAATAGATTATATAGGTGCAGTTGTAGGAGAGGAGTTAAGGAAGGCAAGTGTATACTCTATTGTTGCTGTTTTGATAGCTATTTTACTTTATGTAGGCTATAGATTTGAGCCTGTTTTTGCGATAGGGGCTGTTATCCCGTTATTTCACGATGCGATTATAACACTTGGGATTTTTTCTCTTATTGGAGAAGAGGTAAATCTTTCCGTAATAGCTGCTATACTAACTGTTTTGGGATACTCACTAAACGATACTATTATTATATTTGATAGAATAAGAGAAAATATAAAGCTCAGAGGAAAGAAAAATCTTTTACAGCTTGTGAACCAGAGTATAAATGAAAACCTCTCAAGAACAATTATAACTTCTGGAACTACACTTTTTTCTGTTCTGGCTCTTTATCTGTTTGGAGGAGAGTCTCTAAAAGGATTTTCTCTTGCTTTACTTATAGGTATCATTTTCGGGACATACTCTTCTATATATGTAGCTTCTCCTCTTGTTGTAGATTTGGAAAGATACATAAGAGGAAAGAAAACATCGGGGGAAAAAACAGCAAAGGCTACATGA
- a CDS encoding metal ABC transporter ATP-binding protein, translating to MNEILKIQDLTVKLNGRVILENINLSIRRKEIVAIVGPNGGGKTTLIKTALGLIKPTAGYVEILGTTPEKAVKTGKIGYLPQKTDIPRNFPFSVLDIVMLGLVNKKLSRREKVELAEKYIQYVGMKGYENHPFSKLSGGQQQRISIARVLVSDPEIIFLDEPSTGVDVVAQESFYDFLQKIREEKGITAVMVSHDIGVVGKFVDKVAGLNRYLHYYGHPKDFFQKHILEKLYGTDVELVVHSPECVACEHFHTEFKGKR from the coding sequence ATGAATGAAATACTTAAGATTCAAGATCTTACTGTAAAGTTAAACGGAAGAGTTATCTTAGAAAATATTAATCTCAGCATAAGAAGGAAAGAAATTGTTGCCATTGTTGGTCCAAATGGAGGTGGAAAAACAACACTGATAAAGACAGCCTTAGGTCTGATAAAACCTACAGCCGGATATGTTGAGATACTGGGAACAACACCAGAGAAAGCTGTTAAAACAGGAAAGATAGGATACCTTCCCCAGAAAACTGACATTCCAAGGAACTTTCCTTTTTCAGTATTAGATATTGTGATGCTGGGTCTGGTAAATAAAAAACTCAGCAGAAGAGAAAAAGTAGAGCTGGCAGAAAAGTATATACAGTACGTTGGTATGAAAGGATATGAGAATCACCCTTTCAGCAAACTTTCAGGAGGACAACAGCAGAGAATATCGATTGCAAGGGTTCTTGTTTCTGACCCTGAGATAATCTTTTTAGATGAGCCATCAACTGGAGTAGATGTAGTTGCTCAGGAAAGCTTTTACGACTTTTTACAGAAGATAAGAGAAGAGAAAGGAATAACTGCTGTTATGGTTTCCCACGATATAGGTGTGGTCGGCAAGTTTGTAGATAAAGTTGCCGGGTTAAACAGATATTTGCATTACTACGGACACCCAAAGGACTTTTTCCAGAAACATATCCTTGAAAAGCTATACGGAACAGATGTAGAGCTAGTTGTCCATTCTCCCGAGTGTGTAGCCTGTGAACATTTTCATACAGAGTTTAAGGGAAAAAGATGA
- a CDS encoding metal ABC transporter permease, translating to MIELLSIPFIQNALLGGIILAVLLSVLSLFIYLKNWSFINVGISHATFGGLAVGFYLGISPTLFGTIFAVITGLLIGYISRKGDIHEDISIGILFSMSMAFGVIVITLSPNYNADLFTFLFGNILTIGKEDIYVLIGFTILSLGFIKLFFHKIMYCCYNEEVAYTSGINTSFYYYSLILIISVATVLSVKLVGVILASAMMILPAAFSNQIFWHYRKILIFSIISSIFMVVAGIFLSFYYDLPSGATIVLLYSVLFGILVLAKKFSGRK from the coding sequence ATGATAGAACTACTTAGCATACCATTTATACAGAATGCTTTATTGGGAGGTATTATTCTTGCTGTTTTGCTTTCTGTACTGTCGCTATTTATATACCTGAAAAACTGGTCTTTTATAAATGTAGGGATATCACATGCTACATTTGGAGGGTTAGCTGTAGGATTTTATCTAGGTATCTCTCCAACACTGTTTGGAACTATTTTTGCCGTTATTACAGGCTTACTGATAGGATACATAAGCAGAAAAGGAGATATACATGAAGATATTTCCATAGGTATACTTTTTTCCATGTCTATGGCATTTGGTGTTATTGTTATCACCCTTTCTCCAAACTACAATGCAGACTTATTTACATTTTTGTTTGGTAATATACTTACTATCGGGAAAGAAGATATATATGTATTAATAGGTTTCACAATTTTATCCCTCGGATTTATAAAGCTCTTTTTCCACAAAATAATGTACTGCTGTTACAATGAAGAGGTAGCCTATACAAGTGGAATAAACACCTCTTTTTACTACTACTCTCTGATATTGATTATATCTGTAGCAACAGTTTTATCTGTTAAACTCGTAGGAGTCATATTGGCTTCTGCAATGATGATACTTCCTGCTGCATTTTCAAATCAGATATTCTGGCATTACAGAAAAATACTTATTTTTTCTATCATCTCGAGTATTTTTATGGTTGTAGCAGGCATATTTCTTTCTTTTTACTACGATCTGCCTTCAGGAGCTACCATTGTTCTCCTCTACTCTGTTTTATTTGGTATATTGGTTCTTGCAAAAAAATTTTCAGGTAGAAAATAA
- a CDS encoding RsmE family RNA methyltransferase has protein sequence MGIDRFLGKVDGERFILSDEEFHHAKVKRVKKNQHIEINDLKGNIYLGIVEDIGKKYIKGRILEKLSAEEDEFYLELFLGMPNRLSKVDELIEPISQLGVSCFIPVITKNTAVKGKDILKKIPKWEKIALNSIKQCKRLFPIEIKKPVHIKDIKTDSEKRIVFYEREKEFSLKKEKISKIKTVSIFIGAEGGITEDEIRLLKEKGFKSASLGRYTLKMEIAVITGICQVNFVYR, from the coding sequence ATGGGAATTGACAGATTTCTAGGAAAGGTTGATGGAGAACGTTTCATCCTTTCTGACGAAGAGTTTCACCATGCAAAAGTAAAAAGAGTAAAAAAAAACCAGCATATTGAGATAAACGATCTGAAAGGAAATATATACCTTGGGATCGTAGAAGATATAGGAAAAAAGTACATAAAAGGTAGAATATTAGAAAAACTATCGGCAGAGGAAGACGAGTTTTATCTTGAGCTTTTTCTGGGAATGCCAAACAGACTATCAAAAGTAGACGAGCTTATCGAACCGATCTCACAGTTAGGAGTCTCCTGTTTTATTCCTGTTATCACAAAAAATACAGCAGTAAAAGGAAAAGACATACTGAAAAAAATTCCTAAGTGGGAAAAAATCGCCCTTAACTCTATAAAACAGTGTAAAAGGCTTTTCCCTATAGAAATAAAAAAACCTGTTCATATCAAAGATATAAAAACAGACTCAGAAAAAAGAATCGTTTTTTATGAAAGAGAAAAAGAGTTCTCTCTAAAAAAAGAAAAAATATCAAAGATAAAAACTGTTTCTATTTTTATAGGAGCAGAAGGAGGAATAACAGAAGACGAAATCAGATTACTGAAAGAAAAAGGTTTTAAATCTGCCTCCCTTGGCAGATATACACTAAAAATGGAAATTGCTGTGATAACAGGAATTTGTCAGGTAAATTTTGTTTACAGATAG
- a CDS encoding c-type cytochrome, whose product MKEFKIFLVIAVIVGITYWGIEPLAHSIMHKHIEEAIHKYNLPDYEFSDLGGTPPLDGDAAKGKEAFKMFCTSCHGLKADGINPPMDPKTAAASFGVVPPDLSNVASYTSEKFLYHFIKDPAKASEFKKIAMPPMGLNDEQIADIIAYLKSTAKKVEGAELLKEACGRCHGAKYQKIYAQTPPENLKKYLGKVPPDLSIIMKAKGEHYLVAFINRPQALLPGTSMPRVGLNKEATEELMKYLDEISDPHKEQRQKVGIIVLAYMLVMVGLTYAWKKKIWKNIH is encoded by the coding sequence ATGAAAGAGTTTAAGATATTTTTAGTCATAGCAGTGATAGTTGGAATTACCTACTGGGGGATAGAACCTCTTGCTCATAGTATAATGCACAAGCATATAGAGGAAGCTATTCATAAATATAATCTTCCTGATTATGAATTTTCTGATCTTGGTGGAACTCCTCCATTAGACGGTGATGCAGCAAAAGGTAAAGAAGCATTCAAGATGTTCTGTACATCATGTCATGGTCTAAAGGCAGATGGAATCAATCCTCCTATGGATCCAAAAACAGCAGCAGCATCCTTTGGAGTTGTTCCTCCAGATCTTTCAAATGTTGCTTCTTACACCAGTGAAAAATTCCTGTACCACTTTATAAAAGATCCAGCAAAAGCTTCAGAATTTAAAAAGATAGCTATGCCTCCTATGGGTTTAAACGATGAACAGATAGCTGATATAATCGCATATCTCAAATCAACAGCAAAAAAAGTAGAAGGTGCTGAACTTCTTAAAGAAGCATGTGGAAGATGTCACGGGGCAAAATACCAGAAAATATATGCACAGACACCTCCTGAAAACCTGAAAAAATACCTCGGTAAAGTTCCTCCAGATCTTTCTATTATAATGAAGGCAAAAGGTGAACATTACCTCGTTGCATTTATAAACAGACCTCAGGCTCTCCTTCCGGGGACATCTATGCCAAGAGTAGGTCTTAACAAAGAGGCAACAGAGGAATTGATGAAATACCTCGATGAAATATCAGATCCTCACAAAGAACAAAGGCAGAAAGTTGGAATCATCGTACTCGCATACATGCTGGTTATGGTTGGACTGACTTACGCATGGAAGAAAAAAATCTGGAAAAATATTCATTAA
- the hemB gene encoding porphobilinogen synthase has protein sequence MAYPVHRLRRLRKNENIRRLVRENSVSVDDLIYPIFIEEGENIKKEIPSMPGIHRWSLDRINEELDEVSKLGIPAVLLFGIPAHKDQVGSETWNEEGIIQRAIRHIKKNYPELYVITDVCFCEYTEHGHCGVLHGHDVANEPTLENTRKQVVSHAQAGADMVAPSGMMDGVVKTIREALDEAGYTDIPIMAYSAKYASSYYGPFRDAADSAPAFGDRRTYQMDPANRREALREVSFDIEEGADIVMVKPALAYLDIISDIKNEFKLPVAAYNVSGEYSMVKAAGKLGWIDENKVMMETVLSMKRAGADIIITYHAKEIAKILKGLQ, from the coding sequence ATGGCTTATCCAGTTCACAGACTTAGAAGATTAAGGAAAAACGAAAATATAAGAAGACTCGTAAGGGAAAACTCTGTATCTGTTGATGACCTTATATATCCTATTTTTATTGAGGAAGGAGAAAATATAAAAAAAGAGATTCCTTCCATGCCGGGAATACACAGGTGGTCACTTGACAGAATAAATGAGGAGCTTGATGAGGTATCAAAATTAGGTATACCTGCTGTTCTCCTTTTTGGAATACCTGCTCACAAAGATCAGGTAGGAAGCGAAACATGGAATGAAGAAGGTATAATACAGAGAGCCATAAGACATATAAAAAAGAACTACCCTGAGCTTTATGTCATTACAGATGTGTGTTTTTGCGAGTATACAGAACACGGACACTGTGGAGTCCTTCACGGTCATGATGTAGCAAACGAACCGACATTAGAAAATACAAGGAAACAGGTAGTATCCCATGCGCAGGCAGGTGCCGATATGGTTGCACCTTCAGGAATGATGGATGGAGTTGTTAAAACAATCAGAGAAGCATTAGATGAAGCAGGCTATACAGATATACCGATAATGGCTTACTCTGCTAAATATGCTTCTTCTTATTACGGTCCCTTCAGGGATGCTGCCGATTCTGCTCCTGCTTTTGGAGACAGAAGAACATACCAGATGGATCCTGCAAACAGAAGAGAAGCTCTTAGAGAGGTTTCATTTGACATAGAAGAAGGGGCAGACATAGTAATGGTTAAACCTGCCCTTGCCTACCTTGATATAATTAGTGATATAAAAAATGAGTTTAAACTTCCTGTTGCTGCGTATAACGTCAGTGGTGAGTATTCAATGGTAAAAGCTGCTGGAAAATTAGGATGGATTGACGAAAATAAAGTTATGATGGAAACTGTTCTCTCTATGAAAAGGGCAGGAGCAGATATAATAATAACTTACCATGCCAAAGAGATAGCAAAAATACTGAAAGGATTACAATGA